The Halogranum gelatinilyticum DNA segment AATATTTATCACAGGAAACCGACTAGCAATGGGGACAGTAATGGCTACAACACGAGAAACGGCGTCGAGAACAGCGTCGTCGACCACCGAACCACTGGACGAGCCAGTCGATACGAGACTGCGGCTTGCGGTCGGCGTGATCACCATCGGAATCGGTTTCTTCGCGATCGCGATGCCACTCGTCACCGGCGTCTTGGTGAGCGTGTGGCTCGGGCTGTTGCTGATCGTCGTCGGTATCGTCCGCACGGAGGCATTGAAACATCGGTCCGACGTCCGTTTCGGAAGCGTGGCCGCAGAGGTGCTCCGCGCCAGCCTCTACGTCGTCGTCGGACTCATCCTCCTCTTGCTCCCGCTCGAACCGTCGCGTCTCTCGCTGGTGCTCGCGATTCCGGTCGTCATCGACGGGATCGGCTTCCTCTCGCGTGCTGCACGTGTCGAAACGGGACCGTGGCGGTCCGCGCTCGTCGGCGTCGCACTCGTCTGCATCTCGGTGCTCCTCGTCGTCGGGTGGCCCGGAAGCACCGCAGTCCTGCTTGGGGGTCTCTTCGGAGGAGGACTCGTGCTGGTCGGGGCCGTGGCCGTCCTCTCGTCCGTTTCGTCGGAGCTGCAGTGATCACTGAGTCGGGTATGGTGACGTGGTTATTCTGTGCTTTTTCGACCTTCTCACTGCAACCACGTCCTGTTCTGAATCACGGTCGTCCTGAGCGGCGTGTCGCTGCCACGGTCTCTCGTGGATTGAGCAACTCAAGAAAACCAAGCGGGGACACGTGAACAGATGCTCAGGACCCTCACCGAGTAAGAGGCCTGCGTGAAAGCCTGAAGAGAATGCAGAAGTAGTTAGAACAATTCGCATCAGAATTCACTAACAGATCCACGGAGGGAGCCCCGATATGATCCACATTTACATTTATCAGACATTCCCTGAATATCTTGGTTTAATTTTGCCTTTATTCGATAGTACGGGGTGAATTATAGATAATGGATGTTAAAATGGAGTCTACACGACATCATTCTGTGGCAAGCAGAATGGGTCTACCAGAGTGAGATCCGTGTCACGTTTCCATCGGCTGAACTCTTTTGCCAACGAGATAGACGCCATTTCTAAGTGGATCTCACTGGCTAATGAGCACGAGAATTCCGACACGAATAATGTCAGTCACGAGCGGTCAAAATATCCAATGAGTCTTGTATTGGTACTCCTCAATACCTCCACATCCTGTCTCGAACGAAGCACAAGGTTCACGAGCTGCTCAGGTCCCAATCCAGGGGCACTGGGTAACGGTGGCCGATGTGGTGCTCTCTACTGTAACACCGCCAACCCACAGGCTATCAAAAAATCCGTACCAATGGTTTACTGGGAATCAAACTGGGCGTGCAGTCTCTCGCTGATATCCCGGTACGCTTGGTGTACCTTCTCAATATCGATAGGGTCTCCAATCATAGCGAAGAATCCGTGGGTTAGATCCTCATAGTTGGAGAACGAGGTGGAGACATTCGACTTTCGGAGCCGTTCCGCATACAGTGCACCGTCGTCCCTGAGTGGGTCGAATCCGGCAGTGAGTACGGTGGCTGGTGGCAGCCCGGAGAGATCATTCGCCTTTCGCGGCCACGCGTAGTAGTTCGCGTCGTCGATGTCTGAGTCGGTGTACAGCTCGTAAATCATATCGACGATGTCTGCGGTGAGGTCGTACCCGGTTGCGTTTTGCTTGTAGGCCTCACTCGTTCGAGCGTCACCGACGGCAGGATAGATCAGCACTTGGTGTGCCACCTTGGGACCGTCACGATCACGGGCCAACAGAGCGGTTGCAGCGGCCAAGTTACCACCAGCACTATCCCCCATTACGATTGTCTGATCTGGGTCGACACCGAGTTCGGCCGCTGAATTGGAGACCCATTCAAGAACCGAGTAGCAATCGAGAAGTCCGGCCGGGAACGGGTTCTCTGGTGCTAATCGATAGTCGACACTGACAATCGGATAGCCTGTCACGTTGGCCATCTTCCGACACACTCGATTGTGTGTGTCGATGCTACCGGAGATCCACCCACCCCCGTGGAAAAATACGATCGAAGGAGAACTCTGAGAACGGTCTGCTCGGGGTTCGTATTGTCGGACCGGAATCTCGCCATTCGGGCCGAGGACAGTATCGTCAGAAACTCTTTCGATCGGAATTTCGAGATCCGAACTGAGAGGACTCTCAGCGTCCATCTGACGTAACTCTTCGACGGTCAACTCGCTTGCAGGTGGGTCATCAGAATCGGCATCCCCCTCAAGATGGTCAGCGATCAGTGGATGCACTTCATCTGCTCTCGATGGAGTCGTCGTTATCGTCGTATCTACGGGTGAAGTCATGGCTATTGACGCGGAATTTTCCGTAATTTATACCTGTCCCATACTGTTAAATATGTTCTCATGTGCAAGACACGAAATTACACACCTCCGGGGACATCCCAGAAAGCCACAGGGCAGTTAGTCGAGATTAACTGAGGGTATTCTCGACGAGTCGGACCTGCATCGAGAAGGCGAACCCCGCATAGACGAGTACGAACGCCACAGTGAACACAGTCGTCGTAAGGAGCAAGGCGAGTGTGAGAACGCCCATCGTCATCGAGGAAGTCGGGTTCGAAGCGACCCACTGAACGCCGAATCGGAGCGCGTCTTTCCCGGATTGCCCCTGAGAGAGTCCCACGAACGTAGGGACGAGAACCAATGAGAGATAGACCCCCACATAAAATGTCAGAACCATGATTGCGAGCCGGAGGATGGTGAATTCGAGTGTCAAGACATAGAGATACGAAGCTGACAGTCCGAAAAACAGGGGTGGCAGTAGCCCGAACACGGTGGCTGGTATCGCCCGTCGGCGGACCACACGGAAGACCTGGGTGGGATTGACTCGGTTCCGGTCGGAGTTCAGTTCCCGAATCGCAGTGTAGGCTCCCAACGTCGCAGGACCGATGGTGATAACTGGGAGACAGCTTACCGTCCAAGCGAGGCTGATAACGACAAGCCAGTAGCTATTGTTGTAGACGAACCTGCTTGTCCCGGAGAGACCATCTCCGAGCCGTTTCACCGAGGCGTTCGCCATCACTATCCGGTCCCTGCCTGCATCTGGACACTCGAGATAAGCTTATCCTGGAAGATGAGGAACACGACGAACAACGGCAACGAGATGACTGCCAACCCAGCCATCATCCGGCTGACGTTGTCCGAGTAGACGCTTTGGAAGGTTGTCGCCCCGACGGGCAGCGTGTAGGCTGTGTCGTTGTTGAGAACGATCAACGGCCAAAGATACTGGTTCCACGACCAGACGAACATGAAGAGAGCAAGTGCCGTGATTACTGGGAGAGCAAGAGGGACGATGATCTGCGCGTAGATTCTGAACGTGGAGAAGCCGTCCATCCGAGCGGATTCCTCCAGTTCCTCCGGGATGTCACGGAAGAACTGAACGAGGAGGAAGACACCGAGCGGTGTCGCAGTGAACGGGAGAATGATCGCCCAGTAGGAGTTCGTCCACCCGATCTGCGTGATCAGCGTGAACAGCGGAATGATGTTCACGTGAGGAGGAACCATGAAACTCGCGATAATGGCTGCGAACAGCACACGCTGGCCTCGCCACTCGAGTCTCGTCAGTGAGAACGCGACCATAGAGTCGACAACGAGTACGAGTACCGTTGTGACGGTTGAAATCACGAACGTGTTCCAGATCCACCGGTAGACCAGATCCGAAGACGTGAATATCTCGATCCAGTATCGGAAGGTGATCTCCGGGGGAATCCATTGGAAGCCCGAGGACACCGACGCCGGTGTCACCGAAAGCGAGAACATCCGGAACAGCGGGACGGCGAACAAGAACGCCAGCCCGTACATCGCGACATAAACACCTGCAGTATACAGGGTTTCGCGGCTCAGTGAAACGTCACTAAGAAGCGAGTTGCGGACAGACATTAGCTTTCAACCCCCCGACCGATAACAGCGTAATTGAGCATGGAGATGCCCACGAGGAGCAACATGATAACGTATCCGACAGCGGCGCCGTATCCCAGGTCGAACGTTCTGAATCCCAACTGGTAGAGATAATACACTAAGGTCACAGTCGACTCGCCGGGTCCCCCGTCAGTCATCGTTTGGACCTGACCGAACACCTGGAACTGGAAGACGGTTCCTGCGATAAGAACGAAAATTATCGCGTTCTTCATCTGCGGGAGCGTCACGTTCCAGAACTGTCTCAACGGGCCCGCACCGTCGAGTTGGGCAGCCTCGTAGAGACGTTCAGACACGCTCTGGCGTGCAGCAAGGAGAACAGCGAAGTAGAACCCCGCCTGCCACCAGATCGTGACCAGTGCGAGAGCAGGCAGAGCAAACAGCTGACTGCTCAGTACGATGCCGAAGAATTCCCTGAGATACACCGTGAAGACGCCGTTTGTGGAATACAGCTGTAACCAGAGAAAGCCGACGATAGAGACCGTCATGACGTACGGAACGAAGTAGAAGAACTGGAGCAGCTTCGTCCCTGCTACCCCGCGATTGACACCCAGTGCTAGCACCATGCTCACGACCAGAAGTGACGGAACGGTGAGGACGACGAACCAGACGGTGTTCTTCAACGCTTGCCAGAACAGCGGATCCTGGATCAACGTGGAGTAGTTAGCGAGTCCGATGAATTCGGACTGCGCTGGTTGTAGGAGATTCCACTCGAAGAAGCTCATGTAGAACCCCTTAAGCAGGGGGTACAGCATGAAAACGGCGAATACAGCCAAGTAAGGGAGCGCGAACAGAATACCGTTGAGAGTGTCGCGGTCTACCCAGTCAGTAGACAACAATCCCCTCTCGTCGTTGGTTGGTCTGATTGGCATCGGTAGTCGACAGATTAGTTCATCCGGCTGCTGATGGCGTTTGCAGCCTTCGTGATTCCTTCCTGTGGCTCAACGTTCTGTGCGTAGATGTTCGACAGCGGCCCACCGATCTCGGAGGCATAGAAGTTGACGTCGGTCTGCGGCTGATATCGGAGCTGGTCGTTTTCAGCCATCTCCGAAAGGGTCTTGATCACGTCGTATTCTTCGTAGAGCGGATGGCTGGTGACGACGTCAGACTCGGCAACTTCGGGCGTCGACGGCAGGTGAGCTGCTCCAGTCCCCCACACGGGGTTGTTCTGGGTGATGTATTCGACGAATTGGACTCTGGCTTTCTTCTCGGCTTCCGTATGCTCCGGGTTCGACGGGAAGAAGAAAGCGTTGCTCTCACAGAACGTCTTTTTCTCGCTTCCGTCGAAGCCCCACGGTGCGTGGTACGAGAAGTCCAGGCCGTCGATGACCTCGTTACTCTCGTTCTGGAAGCGGTTAACTGTCCAGTTACCGAGGAATCCCATTCCCGCTTCCCCGTTTTTGAAGTCGTTGATGCGGACGTTCTGGTCGGAGAGGTCATTCGTGGCGTCCCAGCCGTGTTCCCCGGTAACTGACGAGTAGAACTCGGCTGCCGCAGCCCCTTCCTCCGTCTCGTGGAACACTGGCTCACCGGTGGTCCAGTCACCGTTCTTGAACACTCTGCCTCCCTGCTGTCGGAGCAGGGAGTAATACACACGGAATCCCTCGTACACGTTGTTGTACGTCTGGAGGAAGAACGGCCGCTTGTCTGTGTTCTGTTTGATTGCGTTCGCCGCCTCGAAGAGTTCGTCTTTCGTCGTCGGCTCCATCGGAGCGTTCGCCTCTTCGAGGACGGTGTTATTGGTCGCCAGCATCATTCCGTGAATGTCCATGGGGAGTGCGACGACGTTGCCGTCGGCGGTCGCAGCGGGTTCGACGACGTCGTAATACGGGTTCAGCCCGTCCGCCAGGTAGTCGTCAACTGGGTCGAGAATCCCCAACGAGTCGAAGTACGTCGAGAACGACATCCAATACGAGGCCACGTGCGGCGTGTTACCGGACGCAGCGGCCGTCGTGAGCTTCGTTGGGACCTCACCGAACGGGACTGACTGCGTGTTCACGGAGATGTGGGGATACTCTTCTTCGAAATCGCTCGTCAGTGACTGCAGTTCTGCGGCTTCGGTGCCACCGAACGACTCCCACAGTGTAATTTCGACTTGCTCTTTGCTCGAAGTCGTGTTACTACCACTGCCTCCAGTGCTCCCCTCACCGTTATCGGTGTTTCCGTTGTTACTCCCGCCCCCAGTACAGCCGGCGAGACCTACAAGACTCCCCGTACCGAGCGTTTTGATGACCTTCCGTCGGCTGGACTGAGAGGTGCTATCTCTGCTAACCATGATTGTGCTATTCAGAAGTATATACTTAACTATTGTGTATCAACGAATATGTGGGACCAAGAAGAGTGTCTGACCCTGAACTTGCGCAATATTGAAATACAAGGGCTAGATGAGGGACAATATGGGTTCGATAGAGGTTGACAACGTGCGGAAAGTCTATGACTCGAAAGACGGGGACATTGTTGCGGTAAATGGAGTCTCGTTGTCAGTTGATGACGGTGAGTTTGTTACGATCGTTGGACCATCGGGGTCGGGAAAGTCGACATTGCTCCGGATGGTCGCCGGGCTGGAGTCGATCACGGACGGGACGATCTCGATTGACGGGACGGTCATCAATGATCTGTCTCCGCAGAACCGCGGCGTTGCCATGGTCTTCCAAGAGTATGCGTTGTATCCCCATATGAACGTCAGGAAGAATATGTCGTACGGACTGAAACTGACGACTGATCTCCCGAGTGAGGAGATCAGAGACCGAGTCGAAGAGACGGCGGAGATGATGGGAATCGAAGACCTCCTCGAGAAGAAGCCGGGAAACCTCTCGGGGGGGCAACAACAGCGGGTGGCGACAGGGCGAGCGATCGTACGAGATCCGGAGGTGTTCCTATTCGACGAGCCGTTGTCCAACCTGGACGCGAAATTACGACTCCACATGCGGACTGAACTTCAACGTCTCCAAGAGGACCTCGGTACCACTTCACTGTACGTCACCCACGATCAAACAGAGGCCATGACGATGAGCGACCGGATCGTAATACTTGATGGCGGTGAGATTCAGCAAGTTGGGACACCAGAGACTGTGTACGCTGAGCCAACTAATGTCTTCGTGGCGGACTTTATCGGCAGTCCCTCGATGAACTTCTTCGACGTCACTCTTGACGGCACTCGTCTCGTCGGGGCTGATTTCGAATACAAGATCTCGGACGAAATCGCCGAACGCGTCAAGCAACATACGAACAGCTCCGAGCTCCTTTTGGGTATCCGTCCGGAGCACATCAGCATCGACAACGAAAGTGACGGTGCGATCGAGGCACAGTTAGACGTGCTTGAGCACGAAGGTAGCGACAACTACCTGTACTTGGTTAAAGAGGAAACCGAGTGGACCGCGAGGGTTCCAGGGAACCAGATGCTGGACGCAGGTAGTCACGTTTCACTCACGCTCCCCGAGGAGCACATTCATCTGTTTGAGAAATCGACTGAGCGGAACATCCTTGTCGAAGACGAACCATCTCCCGTCGTACAGTAAGGCAAAATACCGATCTCACCCCAATCGCTCTTCGGCTTCCGGTTTCTGTTCGAGACTCCCTTTTGTGGTTACTCTGTAAAGCACGGATGTCCCGGACGTATCTGTCATCTCATCGTATCTCTGGATTAGTGACAACGGGACCAGGTACGCAACAGGCTGGCTCGACCGAACCTACCCGATGGAACCGGAGACATTCATTACACGACTAGTGGTGTAATTTTGGCGGATTATACACCACAAGTTGTAGCACAAGTGAACACCGTATTCACGAACACATGGGCTGGATAACTGCCACTCGAATTTTTGTAGAGGTGGTATACGAACTTCAGCAACGGGTATTCCAGCACAGATCACGTGATTCGGTTACTGTTCTGACACCGTTCCGGGTTGCCTTCTCAACCTGCAGGGCACTCGCCGACCGGTTAGTGGAGTTGTAGGACACGTGTCGTGAGGAAAACATGCAAGACTCGTGTAAACACAGTTTTGCGGCTGACTCTTCGTTCCTGGACCAGTCCCACGGCCATCTTGAGCGTAACAAACAGATCATCGCCAGATATTGCACTATTTGGTGGCACTAACGTCGTTCTACCAGAAAGAACGAACTCAAGCGTTTCTCACGGCATATGCAGAGAAGAACTGACTCCACCGGTACTGAACTGGTCAATAGTGCGTCGCCAAGAACTCTCTTTCCAGAATAGTATTGTTCTATACGCTCAAATCTACACTTTGCTGATTCCGGCATCAGACATCTCGACTGTAACCGACCTTGACGTCGCCTCCAACTGAGTCATGTTACTAATATCTCACTCACAAACCCACCTATTTCAGCCGCGGCAATACCGATACCGTCGAAAACTGGCTGCAAATCTTCGCTTTCGTATGAGTTCAGCTACCCTGAACACTGTCCAAGATTACCACTGATTTTATTAGGGTGGAAAGGATTCGAACACGAAGAGATGGAGACCTCGGGACTCGTGGATACGCTGGAAGAGGCCGGGTTAGCACCTTACCAAGCGAAAGCATACGTCGGACTACTTGAACTCGAGACGGGATCCGCACAAGAGATCGCCAATGCAAGCGGTATCCCGAATGCACGAGTCTATGACGTACTGCGAGACCTCGAAGAGATGGGGTACGTAGAATTATACGAACAGGATACTCTTCGGGCTCGTGCTCTTGACCCAGACATCATCACCGAGGATTTGAACCGTAGAATCAAACGCTTCGAGAAAGCGACAGACGAGATACAAACGCGATGGCAACGACCCTCCATAGACGACCACACGATTAGCATTATCAGACGGTTCAAGACTATTCTGGAGACTGCAAAGCAGTTCATCTCGGAAGCAGATACACAGATCCACGCGACGCTCACCCGTAAACAATACGACAAATTAGAGTGGGATCTCGCTAAGGCGTATCAACGGGGTGTGACAGTTAACGTGACGATTTTGCAAAGTAATCACGGTGAATCATTGAAGCAAGAGCATATCGAGGGGGTTTGTACGGCTGTCCGCGAGCGTCCTCACTCTTCTCCATTTATCCTCATCGCTGATCTCGAGAAAACAGCATTCGCACCTGACCCCATCTCGATCGAAGAGTACGGAGTCACGTTGGAGAATCGCTCGTTTACCCACGTGTTCTTTTGGTACTTCTTGTCGTTTATGTGGCTCCCCTGGTCGGAACTCTATTCGGAAGTCGGCGAAAAGACGCCGATCAGATACGCAGACATACGCGAGTTTATCATCGACTACGAGCCGTTTTTGATGGACGGAGCGACACTGAAAGTCGTCGTGGAGGGTCTGGATATTCAAACACAAGAAGCCCGGCAGCTCTCCGGTACTGTCGTCGATATCGCGTATGCAGACGAACTCTCGTTCATGTCCGATTCAAACCCATTGAAGCTGATGGGTATTGCTTCGATTTCGATACAGACTGACGAAGGGGTCTACACGGTTGGCGGGTGGGGTGCACAGTATGAAGATATCGAGGCACGCCGCATCACCGTTGTCGAAAGCGAAAAGGAGT contains these protein-coding regions:
- a CDS encoding DUF308 domain-containing protein, translating into MATTRETASRTASSTTEPLDEPVDTRLRLAVGVITIGIGFFAIAMPLVTGVLVSVWLGLLLIVVGIVRTEALKHRSDVRFGSVAAEVLRASLYVVVGLILLLLPLEPSRLSLVLAIPVVIDGIGFLSRAARVETGPWRSALVGVALVCISVLLVVGWPGSTAVLLGGLFGGGLVLVGAVAVLSSVSSELQ
- a CDS encoding alpha/beta hydrolase translates to MTSPVDTTITTTPSRADEVHPLIADHLEGDADSDDPPASELTVEELRQMDAESPLSSDLEIPIERVSDDTVLGPNGEIPVRQYEPRADRSQSSPSIVFFHGGGWISGSIDTHNRVCRKMANVTGYPIVSVDYRLAPENPFPAGLLDCYSVLEWVSNSAAELGVDPDQTIVMGDSAGGNLAAATALLARDRDGPKVAHQVLIYPAVGDARTSEAYKQNATGYDLTADIVDMIYELYTDSDIDDANYYAWPRKANDLSGLPPATVLTAGFDPLRDDGALYAERLRKSNVSTSFSNYEDLTHGFFAMIGDPIDIEKVHQAYRDISERLHAQFDSQ
- a CDS encoding YesL family protein — translated: MANASVKRLGDGLSGTSRFVYNNSYWLVVISLAWTVSCLPVITIGPATLGAYTAIRELNSDRNRVNPTQVFRVVRRRAIPATVFGLLPPLFFGLSASYLYVLTLEFTILRLAIMVLTFYVGVYLSLVLVPTFVGLSQGQSGKDALRFGVQWVASNPTSSMTMGVLTLALLLTTTVFTVAFVLVYAGFAFSMQVRLVENTLS
- a CDS encoding carbohydrate ABC transporter permease; protein product: MSVRNSLLSDVSLSRETLYTAGVYVAMYGLAFLFAVPLFRMFSLSVTPASVSSGFQWIPPEITFRYWIEIFTSSDLVYRWIWNTFVISTVTTVLVLVVDSMVAFSLTRLEWRGQRVLFAAIIASFMVPPHVNIIPLFTLITQIGWTNSYWAIILPFTATPLGVFLLVQFFRDIPEELEESARMDGFSTFRIYAQIIVPLALPVITALALFMFVWSWNQYLWPLIVLNNDTAYTLPVGATTFQSVYSDNVSRMMAGLAVISLPLFVVFLIFQDKLISSVQMQAGTG
- a CDS encoding carbohydrate ABC transporter permease; the protein is MPIRPTNDERGLLSTDWVDRDTLNGILFALPYLAVFAVFMLYPLLKGFYMSFFEWNLLQPAQSEFIGLANYSTLIQDPLFWQALKNTVWFVVLTVPSLLVVSMVLALGVNRGVAGTKLLQFFYFVPYVMTVSIVGFLWLQLYSTNGVFTVYLREFFGIVLSSQLFALPALALVTIWWQAGFYFAVLLAARQSVSERLYEAAQLDGAGPLRQFWNVTLPQMKNAIIFVLIAGTVFQFQVFGQVQTMTDGGPGESTVTLVYYLYQLGFRTFDLGYGAAVGYVIMLLLVGISMLNYAVIGRGVES
- a CDS encoding extracellular solute-binding protein; the encoded protein is MVSRDSTSQSSRRKVIKTLGTGSLVGLAGCTGGGSNNGNTDNGEGSTGGSGSNTTSSKEQVEITLWESFGGTEAAELQSLTSDFEEEYPHISVNTQSVPFGEVPTKLTTAAASGNTPHVASYWMSFSTYFDSLGILDPVDDYLADGLNPYYDVVEPAATADGNVVALPMDIHGMMLATNNTVLEEANAPMEPTTKDELFEAANAIKQNTDKRPFFLQTYNNVYEGFRVYYSLLRQQGGRVFKNGDWTTGEPVFHETEEGAAAAEFYSSVTGEHGWDATNDLSDQNVRINDFKNGEAGMGFLGNWTVNRFQNESNEVIDGLDFSYHAPWGFDGSEKKTFCESNAFFFPSNPEHTEAEKKARVQFVEYITQNNPVWGTGAAHLPSTPEVAESDVVTSHPLYEEYDVIKTLSEMAENDQLRYQPQTDVNFYASEIGGPLSNIYAQNVEPQEGITKAANAISSRMN
- a CDS encoding ABC transporter ATP-binding protein, with the protein product MGSIEVDNVRKVYDSKDGDIVAVNGVSLSVDDGEFVTIVGPSGSGKSTLLRMVAGLESITDGTISIDGTVINDLSPQNRGVAMVFQEYALYPHMNVRKNMSYGLKLTTDLPSEEIRDRVEETAEMMGIEDLLEKKPGNLSGGQQQRVATGRAIVRDPEVFLFDEPLSNLDAKLRLHMRTELQRLQEDLGTTSLYVTHDQTEAMTMSDRIVILDGGEIQQVGTPETVYAEPTNVFVADFIGSPSMNFFDVTLDGTRLVGADFEYKISDEIAERVKQHTNSSELLLGIRPEHISIDNESDGAIEAQLDVLEHEGSDNYLYLVKEETEWTARVPGNQMLDAGSHVSLTLPEEHIHLFEKSTERNILVEDEPSPVVQ
- a CDS encoding TrmB family transcriptional regulator; this translates as MDTLEEAGLAPYQAKAYVGLLELETGSAQEIANASGIPNARVYDVLRDLEEMGYVELYEQDTLRARALDPDIITEDLNRRIKRFEKATDEIQTRWQRPSIDDHTISIIRRFKTILETAKQFISEADTQIHATLTRKQYDKLEWDLAKAYQRGVTVNVTILQSNHGESLKQEHIEGVCTAVRERPHSSPFILIADLEKTAFAPDPISIEEYGVTLENRSFTHVFFWYFLSFMWLPWSELYSEVGEKTPIRYADIREFIIDYEPFLMDGATLKVVVEGLDIQTQEARQLSGTVVDIAYADELSFMSDSNPLKLMGIASISIQTDEGVYTVGGWGAQYEDIEARRITVVESEKES